A portion of the Clostridium gelidum genome contains these proteins:
- a CDS encoding DUF1540 domain-containing protein, with translation MDANSSIKCSVEQCQYHAQSKDYCTLQEIKVGTHETDPTKVECTDCESFEVR, from the coding sequence ATGGATGCAAATTCGTCTATAAAATGTTCTGTTGAACAATGTCAATATCATGCACAATCAAAGGATTATTGTACATTACAAGAAATCAAAGTAGGTACTCATGAAACTGATCCAACAAAAGTTGAATGTACAGATTGTGAGTCATTTGAAGTAAGATAG
- the dapA gene encoding 4-hydroxy-tetrahydrodipicolinate synthase, with protein MKIEGVLVPLVTPFKDGEVDLKSYERMVNHYIEEGVNGIIPLATTGESPTILENEYEEVLAKTMEFSNNRVPVYVGLGGNHTSEVVKKLKVAERYNVDGILSVAPYYSRPNQRGLYEHFKSLSEGTDLDIIIYNIPYRTGINVENETIHRLSELKNIIGLKDCSGDMRQTTDLLINPPEDFSILTGEDAYFYITLLLGGQGGIMGSAHLRTKEFIEVYNLVKTNNHQAALKKWKLLYNMIPFLFAEPNPTPLKYSLKKLGLIDSDEVRLPLVNITEELENKLNNIIKL; from the coding sequence ATGAAAATTGAAGGAGTATTAGTACCATTAGTAACACCATTTAAGGACGGAGAGGTAGATTTAAAATCTTATGAAAGAATGGTTAATCATTATATAGAAGAAGGGGTAAATGGGATTATACCACTTGCAACAACTGGCGAGTCGCCTACTATTCTAGAGAATGAATATGAAGAAGTTTTGGCTAAAACTATGGAGTTTAGTAATAATAGAGTACCAGTATATGTAGGGTTAGGTGGAAATCATACTAGTGAAGTAGTTAAGAAATTAAAGGTAGCAGAAAGGTATAATGTGGATGGTATATTATCTGTAGCACCATATTATTCAAGACCAAATCAAAGAGGATTGTATGAACATTTTAAAAGTCTATCTGAAGGAACTGATTTAGATATTATAATTTATAATATCCCATATAGAACTGGAATAAATGTTGAAAATGAAACTATTCATAGATTGTCAGAATTAAAGAATATTATAGGGTTAAAAGATTGCTCAGGAGATATGAGGCAAACAACTGATTTGTTGATTAATCCACCAGAGGACTTCTCAATTTTAACGGGAGAGGATGCATATTTCTACATAACACTTTTGCTTGGTGGACAAGGTGGAATAATGGGATCGGCTCATTTAAGAACTAAAGAATTTATTGAAGTCTATAATTTGGTTAAAACTAATAATCATCAAGCTGCATTAAAAAAATGGAAGTTATTATATAATATGATACCATTTTTATTTGCAGAGCCTAACCCTACACCATTAAAATATTCTTTAAAGAAATTAGGGTTAATAGATTCAGATGAAGTTAGATTGCCATTAGTTAATATTACAGAAGAATTAGAAAATAAATTAAATAATATTATTAAATTATAG
- a CDS encoding SulP family inorganic anion transporter yields the protein MMPKFFYMIKNKEITKAQVMKDIIAGIIVAVIALPLSIALGISSGVSPEKGLITAIFAGFIISLLGGSRVQIGGPTGAFVIIIYSIIQEYGLNGLITATIMAGIILIIMGVLRFGSLIKYIPQTITIGFTAGIAVTLMSTQIKDFFGLPIDTVPAEFFAKWGSYFANIGLLSKWSLIVGVGSIIIIVFWPKINKTIPGSMIALIVATVFVKVLNLPVETIGSRFQEISSVIPMPILPDLSMATINKLFAPAVTIAILAALESLLSAVVADGMISDAHDSNMELVAQGIANITCGLFGGIPATGAIARTAANVKSGGKSPISGMIHAITLLATMLVLMPLAKMIPMTTLAAILMVVSYNMSEWRAFKGLLKAPKSDVIVLLITFGCTVAFDLVVAISIGMIMAMFLFMKRVSDTTEIRDLVYDEVFDENIASVLEKAEGKIHVYQVNGPLFFGVVQEFIAKMKELESSVEVVILDMRHTHAIDASAIDALTRLLKHCNKLNIKFCLTHVQEQPRKVLNKMGFVVQIGESHIYETKTEAIEIAYEYIKCLEVS from the coding sequence ATGATGCCGAAGTTCTTTTATATGATTAAGAACAAGGAAATTACAAAAGCACAAGTTATGAAAGATATCATAGCTGGAATTATAGTTGCTGTAATAGCATTACCATTGTCAATAGCACTTGGTATATCATCAGGCGTGTCACCTGAGAAGGGTCTTATTACAGCAATATTTGCCGGATTTATAATCTCATTATTAGGAGGTAGTAGAGTCCAAATAGGTGGCCCTACAGGAGCTTTTGTTATTATAATTTATTCGATTATTCAGGAATATGGTTTAAATGGACTTATTACTGCTACAATAATGGCAGGAATTATATTAATTATAATGGGAGTATTAAGATTTGGATCATTAATTAAGTATATACCACAAACAATAACTATAGGATTTACAGCTGGTATAGCAGTAACATTAATGTCAACGCAAATTAAAGATTTTTTTGGACTACCAATTGACACTGTGCCAGCAGAATTTTTTGCTAAATGGGGAAGTTATTTTGCAAACATAGGGTTATTAAGTAAATGGTCTTTGATAGTAGGGGTAGGATCTATTATTATAATCGTGTTTTGGCCTAAAATTAATAAGACAATACCAGGTTCGATGATTGCATTGATAGTTGCAACTGTTTTTGTAAAAGTATTAAACTTACCTGTAGAAACTATTGGAAGTAGATTTCAAGAAATTTCATCAGTAATACCAATGCCAATACTTCCAGACTTGAGTATGGCTACAATAAATAAATTGTTTGCACCTGCTGTGACAATTGCTATTTTAGCAGCATTAGAATCATTATTATCAGCAGTAGTAGCAGATGGAATGATTTCAGATGCACATGATTCTAATATGGAGCTTGTTGCTCAGGGGATAGCTAATATTACATGTGGATTATTCGGTGGAATACCAGCTACAGGTGCCATAGCAAGAACAGCAGCTAACGTAAAATCAGGTGGAAAAAGTCCTATATCAGGAATGATCCATGCTATAACATTATTAGCTACCATGTTAGTTTTAATGCCTCTTGCAAAGATGATACCTATGACTACCCTTGCTGCAATCTTAATGGTTGTATCATATAATATGAGTGAATGGAGAGCTTTTAAAGGATTATTAAAGGCTCCTAAAAGTGATGTTATTGTATTATTAATCACATTTGGATGTACAGTTGCATTTGATTTAGTTGTTGCAATAAGTATTGGAATGATTATGGCAATGTTCTTATTTATGAAGAGAGTATCAGATACTACGGAAATTAGAGATTTAGTATATGATGAAGTTTTTGATGAGAATATAGCTAGCGTACTAGAAAAAGCAGAGGGGAAAATACATGTATATCAAGTAAATGGACCGCTGTTTTTTGGCGTAGTACAAGAGTTTATTGCAAAAATGAAAGAACTTGAATCTTCTGTTGAGGTTGTTATTTTAGATATGAGACATACCCATGCAATAGATGCATCTGCAATAGATGCATTAACTAGATTGCTTAAGCATTGCAATAAGTTAAACATAAAATTTTGTTTAACTCATGTGCAAGAACAACCAAGGAAAGTATTAAATAAAATGGGATTCGTAGTTCAAATTGGAGAAAGTCATATATATGAAACTAAGACAGAAGCAATAGAAATAGCTTATGAGTATATAAAATGTCTAGAGGTATCTTAA